The following are encoded together in the bacterium genome:
- a CDS encoding NTP transferase domain-containing protein produces MKALIIAAGQGNRLRKWDGDLPKPLYKVAGLTLIERAILSAKKAGITEFVVVIGYKGDVIRKKLEKRRAKLGVSIEFVENPDWTAANGHSVLKAKGRLPENFVLMMSDHVFDWKILSGLVRETVNPGEVVLAVDRRIDAVFDLPDATKVKTRPGSSGGAIVEIGKEISSYDAIDTGLFLCTPGLFPALERACAEGQGSLSEAIRGLASQGKARTATIEPLFWQDVDTPESLKHAEKILFGSVRKETDGFISRNINRRISGLISRLLIRTPLTPNQITWSALVVGLMSGFLISRGTYRDVALGGLIFQFASIYDGCDGEIAKLKLASSKLGEWLDTVCDNITYVAFFLGVAAGVYRQGDTTLAPVGFLMGFGILMTLGSMYFHLARNTNSGSLVTVQKDIATGLESGEQGFLIRAVGKLKFMMKRDFFALFFMALCLMNRLDWILILAAIGANLTWIVFLSTKRDMALSAAKVEIPPR; encoded by the coding sequence ATGAAAGCGTTGATCATTGCAGCGGGCCAAGGGAATCGTCTTCGCAAATGGGACGGCGACCTTCCCAAGCCCCTTTATAAGGTCGCCGGACTGACCCTCATCGAGCGCGCGATCCTCTCCGCCAAGAAGGCGGGCATCACGGAGTTCGTCGTCGTCATCGGCTATAAGGGCGACGTGATCCGGAAAAAACTGGAGAAGCGCCGGGCCAAGCTGGGCGTCTCGATCGAGTTCGTCGAGAATCCCGATTGGACGGCGGCGAACGGGCATTCGGTCCTGAAGGCGAAAGGCCGCCTCCCGGAAAATTTCGTCCTCATGATGTCCGACCACGTCTTTGACTGGAAGATCTTGTCCGGACTCGTGCGCGAGACCGTCAACCCGGGCGAGGTCGTTCTGGCGGTGGATCGCCGGATCGACGCCGTCTTCGATCTCCCCGACGCGACGAAGGTCAAGACGCGCCCCGGGTCCTCCGGCGGCGCCATCGTCGAGATCGGCAAGGAGATCTCCAGTTACGACGCCATCGACACGGGCCTCTTCCTGTGCACCCCCGGTCTCTTCCCCGCCCTGGAGAGGGCGTGCGCCGAGGGCCAGGGGAGCCTCTCCGAGGCGATCCGCGGCCTCGCGTCGCAGGGCAAGGCCCGGACGGCGACGATCGAGCCCCTCTTTTGGCAGGACGTCGACACGCCGGAAAGCCTCAAGCACGCGGAAAAAATCCTCTTCGGATCGGTCCGCAAAGAGACCGATGGGTTCATCTCCCGCAACATCAACCGCCGGATCTCGGGCCTCATCTCGCGACTTTTGATCAGGACGCCTTTGACGCCCAATCAGATCACCTGGTCGGCCTTGGTCGTCGGACTCATGTCTGGTTTTCTCATTTCGCGCGGCACGTACCGGGACGTCGCCTTGGGCGGCCTCATTTTCCAATTCGCGTCAATCTACGACGGGTGCGACGGCGAGATCGCCAAGCTCAAGCTCGCTTCCTCCAAGCTCGGCGAGTGGCTGGACACCGTCTGTGACAATATCACCTACGTGGCCTTCTTTTTGGGTGTGGCGGCCGGCGTCTATCGCCAGGGAGACACGACGCTCGCGCCGGTCGGGTTTCTCATGGGCTTCGGCATCCTGATGACGCTCGGGTCCATGTACTTCCATTTGGCCCGGAACACGAACTCGGGGAGCCTCGTGACCGTCCAAAAAGACATCGCAACGGGTCTCGAGTCGGGTGAGCAGGGCTTTCTCATCCGGGCCGTGGGCAAGCTCAAGTTCATGATGAAGAGGGACTTTTTCGCCCTGTTCTTCATGGCGCTCTGTCTCATGAACCGGCTCGATTGGATCCTCATCCTCGCCGCCATCGGGGCGAATCTGACCTGGATCGTCTTCCTCTCCACGAAACGCGACATGGCCCTATCGGCCGCCAAGGTGGAGATCCCGCCCCGCTGA
- a CDS encoding DUF420 domain-containing protein, whose translation MTEWGSQLAAVNAVLNGLAFVLLCAGFIAIRRKRVKTHRALMLAAFATSVLFLVSYLTRFYLTGVHRFPGEGALKTFYLWVLGSHTMLAALTPVLALRTLYLATKGRFEAHRRIARVTLPIWMYVSVTGVLVYVLLYHVA comes from the coding sequence GTGACCGAATGGGGCTCGCAGCTGGCCGCCGTCAATGCCGTTTTGAACGGGCTGGCGTTCGTACTGCTGTGCGCGGGATTTATCGCCATCCGCCGAAAGCGCGTGAAGACGCACCGGGCGTTGATGCTCGCCGCGTTCGCGACGTCCGTCCTTTTTCTCGTCTCCTATCTGACGCGTTTTTACCTGACCGGGGTCCATCGGTTTCCCGGCGAAGGGGCGCTCAAGACCTTCTATCTTTGGGTCTTGGGCTCTCACACGATGCTGGCGGCCTTAACCCCCGTCCTGGCCCTGCGCACCCTCTATCTGGCCACGAAGGGCCGGTTCGAGGCCCATCGCCGGATCGCGCGGGTGACCCTGCCGATCTGGATGTACGTCTCCGTGACGGGCGTCCTCGTCTACGTCCTGCTGTATCACGTGGCCTAG
- a CDS encoding SCO family protein, translating to MRFLKVILLLSLAAATAACARPLPVFGDVPDFVLTDQTGRTVTNKDLAGSVWVADFIYTGCATACPALTQRMAELKRLARLVTFTVDPEVDTPERLKAYSERFGAEPASWSFLTGPVEEVRKTISEGFKLSAQKVDADVFHSEKLVLVDARGRIRGYFDADPEGLEALRRAVRRCRESSKESS from the coding sequence ATGAGATTCCTGAAAGTCATCCTACTTCTGTCACTGGCCGCGGCGACCGCGGCTTGCGCGCGGCCTCTGCCGGTCTTCGGCGACGTTCCCGACTTCGTCCTCACGGACCAGACGGGGCGGACCGTGACCAACAAGGATCTCGCCGGCTCGGTGTGGGTCGCCGATTTCATCTACACGGGCTGTGCGACGGCCTGTCCGGCGCTCACGCAGAGGATGGCGGAGCTCAAACGCCTCGCCCGCCTCGTGACGTTCACCGTGGATCCGGAAGTCGACACGCCCGAACGGCTCAAGGCGTACTCCGAGCGCTTCGGCGCGGAACCGGCTTCGTGGTCATTCCTGACCGGCCCCGTTGAGGAGGTCCGGAAGACGATCTCGGAGGGTTTCAAGCTCTCCGCGCAAAAAGTCGACGCGGACGTCTTCCATTCCGAAAAACTCGTGCTCGTGGACGCCCGCGGGAGGATTCGGGGCTATTTCGACGCCGATCCCGAGGGTCTCGAGGCGCTCCGCCGGGCCGTCCGTCGATGCCGAGAGTCTTCAAAGGAGTCTTCGTGA
- a CDS encoding MFS transporter: protein MSTATPSANRSLLILFSVIVLDLIGFGVVVPILPFYAKQYGASATVLGLLLTSYSAMQFAFSSLWGRLSDRIGRKKTLVLTIAGSAASLVLVGLANSLLLLFAGRILSGIFAANISVASAYVTDVTTEENRSKGMGMIGAAFGIGFLLGPALGGVLSHHGYHVPILTAAALSALNFLYALWRLPEPARHHKPSLSQDEVVETRVLAQPQVFKLCAIYFLFTIAVNQLESIFAFFMMRRFSYDAMHVAYILALMALIMIVIQGGLIRTLTQRYGETLLLLSGSLLLGASFACVPLSPTVALLLLPLGIASVGRGISQPSLLSIVSKKSSPQMRGAVMGTFQASASLGRVIGPVIAGFLFDQGMAFPFYLAGGLMAAVFLLSLNT, encoded by the coding sequence ATGTCAACTGCGACGCCGTCGGCCAACCGAAGCCTGCTGATCCTCTTCAGCGTCATCGTCCTCGACCTGATCGGTTTCGGCGTCGTCGTCCCGATCCTCCCCTTCTACGCCAAACAATACGGGGCCAGCGCAACGGTGCTGGGGCTCCTCCTCACCTCGTATTCGGCCATGCAGTTCGCTTTTTCATCGCTGTGGGGCCGATTGTCGGACCGGATCGGACGCAAGAAAACCCTGGTCCTCACCATCGCGGGATCGGCCGCCTCGCTGGTCCTGGTCGGGCTCGCCAATTCCCTTCTTCTGCTTTTCGCGGGCCGTATCCTGAGCGGAATCTTTGCGGCCAACATCAGCGTCGCCTCGGCCTATGTGACGGACGTCACCACGGAGGAAAACCGTTCCAAGGGGATGGGGATGATCGGCGCGGCCTTCGGGATCGGTTTCCTCTTGGGGCCCGCCCTGGGCGGTGTTCTCTCCCACCACGGCTATCACGTCCCGATTCTGACCGCGGCGGCGCTGTCGGCGCTCAACTTCTTATACGCGCTCTGGCGCCTCCCCGAGCCCGCGCGGCACCACAAGCCCAGCCTCTCACAAGACGAGGTCGTCGAAACACGCGTTCTCGCCCAGCCGCAGGTTTTCAAGCTCTGCGCGATCTACTTTTTGTTCACGATCGCCGTGAACCAGCTCGAGTCGATCTTCGCCTTTTTCATGATGCGGCGCTTCAGCTACGACGCCATGCACGTGGCCTACATCCTCGCACTCATGGCCCTGATCATGATCGTCATCCAGGGCGGATTGATCCGCACGCTCACGCAAAGATACGGGGAGACCCTCCTCCTTCTCTCCGGCTCCCTCCTCTTGGGGGCCTCCTTTGCCTGCGTGCCGCTCAGCCCGACGGTCGCCCTACTGCTCCTGCCCCTGGGGATCGCGTCGGTCGGCCGCGGTATCAGCCAACCGTCCCTCCTGAGCATCGTCTCCAAGAAATCGTCGCCTCAGATGCGGGGCGCGGTGATGGGCACCTTTCAGGCCAGCGCAAGCTTGGGACGGGTGATCGGACCGGTGATCGCGGGCTTCCTCTTCGATCAGGGGATGGCGTTTCCCTTCTACCTGGCGGGAGGGCTCATGGCCGCCGTTTTTTTGCTCTCTCTGAACACTTGA
- the cyoE gene encoding heme o synthase, with amino-acid sequence MILGSSLYLHSPTDLIALLKPRVTALVIATTAGGLWLAPGPLSGTLAFYTLLGTVLLVGAANALNMYLERDTDALMARTRDRPLPAKRMSPEIALWAGIFLAAVSLTLLAVRVNLLTGVLGLVAFVSYVLFYTPLKQKSHAALLIGAVPGAMPPLMGWTAATGTLHLPQDFPGLTLFAILFLWQIPHFLAIALFRKADYEKAGIRIMPLEKGEEATKHMIVRYLAGLVAVSFYPVSFGMVGRGYLAAAAALGLTFFVWGCLGFRKNAGPAWARGFFLASIVYLPVLLGVLALSARYD; translated from the coding sequence ATGATCCTCGGCTCCTCCCTTTACCTTCACAGCCCCACCGATCTCATCGCGCTCCTCAAGCCACGCGTCACCGCCCTGGTCATCGCCACCACCGCGGGCGGGCTCTGGCTGGCGCCTGGACCTCTTTCAGGCACCCTCGCATTTTACACACTTTTGGGAACCGTCCTCCTCGTCGGGGCCGCAAACGCCCTCAACATGTACCTGGAGCGCGATACGGATGCCCTGATGGCCCGGACCCGCGACCGCCCGCTGCCGGCCAAACGAATGTCGCCGGAGATCGCGTTGTGGGCCGGCATTTTTCTGGCCGCCGTCTCGCTCACCCTTCTTGCCGTTCGAGTCAATCTCCTGACCGGCGTTCTCGGTCTGGTCGCCTTCGTCAGCTACGTGCTCTTTTACACGCCGCTCAAACAAAAGAGCCACGCGGCGCTCTTAATCGGAGCTGTCCCGGGCGCGATGCCGCCCCTCATGGGCTGGACCGCGGCGACGGGGACGCTCCACCTCCCCCAGGATTTTCCGGGGCTCACGCTCTTTGCCATCCTGTTTCTCTGGCAGATCCCTCATTTTCTGGCGATCGCCCTCTTCCGGAAGGCGGACTATGAAAAGGCCGGCATCCGGATCATGCCTCTGGAGAAGGGCGAAGAGGCCACGAAGCACATGATCGTCCGGTATCTGGCGGGTTTGGTCGCCGTATCGTTCTACCCCGTGTCCTTCGGCATGGTGGGGCGCGGTTATTTGGCGGCGGCGGCGGCACTGGGGCTGACGTTCTTCGTCTGGGGATGCCTGGGATTCCGCAAGAACGCCGGCCCCGCCTGGGCCAGAGGCTTCTTTCTCGCCTCGATCGTCTATTTACCGGTGCTGTTGGGGGTCTTGGCCTTGAGCGCGCGATACGACTGA
- a CDS encoding COX15/CtaA family protein codes for MKPSLENRIALALAVLIFLLVVWGGVVHNTGSSLACPDWPTCYGSLMPEMKGGIAVEHGHRLLATGVGLLTVLLSVVLAKKRRDLRLWGYLAVFLVVFQGVLGGITVLYRLPTAVSTAHLATSFAFFALVIFLALRTSPTWGGVTLRLSCAAGVSLLVYLQSVLGAFMRHTGAGLVCPDLPFCYGSPWPADKPAILLLHMAHRWLGVVVALAVLALPFLIHGGRARFLSLLACVLVVAQIGLGAASIMTHLGVAAVTAHLGGAALLWAVMVMLTLTPDPTPATPKGPRFAGGRGELIPVREMTGEGPGVRA; via the coding sequence ATGAAACCGTCCTTGGAAAACCGTATTGCACTCGCGCTCGCTGTCCTTATTTTCCTCCTCGTCGTCTGGGGAGGCGTCGTCCACAATACGGGATCGAGTTTGGCCTGCCCCGACTGGCCGACCTGTTACGGAAGCCTGATGCCTGAAATGAAAGGCGGCATCGCCGTCGAGCACGGACACAGGCTCCTCGCCACCGGCGTGGGACTCCTGACGGTCCTCCTCTCCGTCGTGCTCGCAAAAAAACGCAGGGACCTGCGCCTTTGGGGATACTTGGCGGTCTTTCTCGTTGTCTTCCAGGGTGTCCTGGGAGGAATCACCGTCCTCTACCGTCTGCCCACCGCGGTTTCGACGGCTCACTTGGCGACCTCGTTCGCCTTCTTTGCGTTGGTGATCTTTCTGGCGTTGAGGACCTCTCCGACCTGGGGCGGAGTGACTTTGCGGCTTTCGTGCGCCGCAGGGGTCTCCCTCCTGGTCTATCTCCAAAGCGTTCTTGGGGCCTTCATGCGGCACACCGGCGCCGGGTTGGTCTGCCCGGATCTCCCTTTTTGTTACGGCTCGCCTTGGCCTGCGGACAAGCCGGCTATTCTGCTCCTGCACATGGCCCATCGGTGGCTGGGGGTCGTGGTCGCCTTGGCGGTTCTGGCCCTTCCTTTCCTGATCCATGGGGGAAGGGCGCGCTTCTTAAGTCTCTTGGCCTGTGTCCTTGTCGTGGCCCAGATCGGTTTGGGCGCGGCGAGCATCATGACTCACTTGGGGGTGGCCGCCGTGACGGCCCATTTGGGCGGAGCGGCTTTGTTGTGGGCGGTGATGGTGATGTTGACCCTCACCCCCGACCCCACTCCCGCGACTCCCAAAGGACCGCGCTTTGCCGGAGGGAGAGGGGAGTTGATACCAGTGCGTGAAATGACGGGTGAGGGTCCGGGGGTGAGGGCATGA
- a CDS encoding cytochrome c oxidase subunit II: MDSPSIYGWWLPPDVSAHGAIIDQIILIMHVFMVALFVGWGLFFVYCLVRFRQRPGHKARHEIPHSKLPKFLEIGVVIFEAFILVGLSYPAWSKLRTAFPPRESATNIRIVAQQFGWNIHYPGKDGVFGRTDPKLVSDSNTIGLDLNDPNAKDDITTLGQLHFPVDKPVIANLTSKDVIHSLFIPVLRVKHDAIPGMNVPIWWEAKQTGQFEIACAQLCGNGHTTMRGFVSIDTPEEYAAWMAEKEKELEPAPQ, translated from the coding sequence ATGGATTCTCCTTCAATCTACGGCTGGTGGCTTCCTCCCGACGTCTCGGCGCACGGCGCGATCATCGATCAGATCATCCTCATCATGCACGTCTTCATGGTCGCTCTCTTCGTCGGCTGGGGCCTCTTTTTCGTCTACTGCCTGGTCCGTTTCCGCCAGCGTCCCGGACACAAGGCACGGCATGAGATCCCGCATAGCAAGCTGCCGAAATTCCTGGAAATCGGCGTCGTCATTTTCGAGGCCTTCATCCTCGTGGGCCTCTCCTACCCCGCCTGGTCGAAGCTGAGGACCGCATTCCCGCCGAGGGAATCCGCCACAAACATCAGGATCGTCGCTCAGCAGTTCGGCTGGAACATCCATTATCCGGGCAAGGACGGCGTTTTCGGCAGGACCGACCCCAAGCTCGTCTCCGACAGCAATACCATCGGTCTCGACCTGAACGATCCCAACGCCAAAGACGACATCACGACGCTCGGTCAGCTCCATTTTCCCGTCGACAAGCCGGTCATCGCGAACCTGACCTCCAAGGACGTCATTCATAGCCTCTTCATCCCGGTCCTCCGCGTGAAGCACGACGCCATTCCGGGAATGAACGTCCCGATCTGGTGGGAGGCGAAGCAGACGGGCCAGTTCGAAATCGCCTGCGCTCAACTCTGCGGGAATGGCCATACCACCATGCGGGGATTCGTCAGCATCGACACGCCCGAGGAATACGCGGCCTGGATGGCGGAGAAGGAAAAGGAACTGGAACCGGCGCCCCAATAA
- a CDS encoding cbb3-type cytochrome c oxidase subunit I produces MSEHNEHHELGFIRTYVFSIDHKVIGIQYAITGLLFLFFGFCLMMLMRWQLAYPGEALPLIASWFENSQMMPGGVMSPDLYNSFGAMHGTIMVFLGVVPLAVGGFGNYLVPLQIGAPDMAFPKLNAASYWSYFVGGVVMLCSFFLPGGPAQSGWTSYPPLSILASTGQTAWLIGMVFLITSSLLGSINIIVTIVQLRAKGLSFFRMPFLVWAQFVTSFLLVLAFPPLEAAAVFQLMDRVAGTSFFMPSGLVVGGMPLQVAGGGNPVLWQHLFWFLAHPEVYVLILPALGIVTEIIANNTRKPLYGYKTMVYSVLFLGFMSFIVWAHHMFMTGMGTTMSNFFQTTTMIISIPSVILITCLIITLWGGSIRFNLPMMFALAFLPMFAIGGLTGLPLGLATSDIYLHDTYYVIGHFHYVVAPGTLFALFAGIYYWYPKVTGRMMNNLLGKLHFWISFLAINGIFMPMFIQGFAGVSRRLHTPNFYAHAQAVQGTNVFMSISAWVLGAAQLFFIINFFLSLKAGKRASDNPWDATTLEWATPTPPPHGNFLQEPVVHRGPYEYSVPGKATDYIPQQVS; encoded by the coding sequence ATGAGCGAACACAACGAACATCACGAACTCGGCTTCATCCGGACATACGTCTTTTCCATCGACCACAAGGTCATCGGCATCCAGTATGCCATCACCGGGCTCCTCTTCCTCTTTTTCGGCTTCTGCCTCATGATGCTCATGCGCTGGCAACTGGCCTATCCCGGGGAGGCCCTCCCGCTGATCGCGTCCTGGTTCGAAAACTCGCAGATGATGCCCGGCGGCGTCATGTCCCCCGATCTCTACAACTCCTTTGGCGCCATGCACGGGACGATCATGGTCTTCTTGGGCGTGGTTCCGCTGGCCGTCGGCGGCTTCGGCAACTACCTCGTTCCGCTCCAGATCGGCGCTCCCGACATGGCGTTTCCCAAACTGAACGCCGCCAGCTACTGGTCCTACTTCGTGGGCGGCGTCGTCATGCTTTGCAGCTTCTTCTTGCCCGGCGGCCCCGCCCAATCCGGCTGGACCTCCTATCCGCCGCTTTCCATCCTGGCCAGCACCGGGCAAACGGCCTGGCTGATCGGCATGGTCTTCTTGATCACGTCCTCGCTCTTGGGCTCGATCAACATCATCGTGACGATCGTTCAGCTCCGCGCCAAGGGGTTATCCTTTTTCCGGATGCCCTTCCTGGTCTGGGCCCAGTTCGTGACGTCCTTCCTGCTCGTTCTGGCTTTTCCTCCCCTGGAAGCGGCGGCCGTCTTCCAGCTCATGGACCGCGTGGCGGGCACGAGCTTTTTCATGCCGTCGGGCCTGGTCGTCGGCGGCATGCCGTTGCAGGTTGCCGGAGGCGGCAATCCCGTTCTGTGGCAGCATCTGTTCTGGTTCCTGGCTCACCCCGAGGTGTACGTCCTGATCCTGCCGGCGCTTGGCATCGTCACGGAAATCATCGCGAACAACACGCGCAAACCCCTCTACGGCTATAAAACGATGGTTTATTCGGTCCTCTTTCTCGGCTTCATGTCCTTCATTGTTTGGGCCCATCACATGTTCATGACCGGCATGGGGACGACGATGAGCAATTTCTTCCAGACGACGACGATGATCATCTCGATCCCGTCGGTGATCCTGATCACCTGTCTCATCATCACCCTCTGGGGAGGATCGATCCGATTCAACCTGCCCATGATGTTCGCCCTGGCCTTTCTCCCCATGTTCGCGATCGGAGGCCTCACGGGACTGCCCTTGGGATTGGCGACCTCCGATATCTACCTGCACGACACGTACTACGTGATCGGCCATTTCCACTACGTCGTGGCCCCGGGGACCCTGTTCGCCCTCTTCGCGGGCATCTACTACTGGTACCCCAAGGTCACAGGACGGATGATGAACAATCTCCTGGGCAAGCTGCATTTCTGGATCTCGTTCCTCGCCATCAACGGGATCTTCATGCCCATGTTCATCCAGGGCTTCGCGGGCGTTTCCCGCCGCCTGCATACGCCGAACTTTTACGCCCACGCCCAAGCGGTCCAGGGCACGAACGTTTTCATGTCGATCAGCGCCTGGGTTCTGGGCGCGGCCCAGCTATTCTTCATCATCAATTTCTTCCTGAGTCTGAAGGCCGGCAAAAGGGCGAGCGATAATCCATGGGACGCGACGACGCTCGAGTGGGCGACGCCGACCCCCCCGCCGCACGGGAATTTCCTGCAGGAACCCGTGGTGCACCGCGGGCCTTATGAATACAGCGTCCCGGGCAAGGCCACGGACTACATCCCTCAACAGGTTTCATAA
- a CDS encoding heme-copper oxidase subunit III — translation MSTAVIHYIDHPHPVTGVTNSKLGVWLFIASEVMLFGALFSSYIILRIGNPAWPHGWMVLNVPLATLNTMILITSSVTMVMSWAALMMNRFDRFRLYMGLTILLGLAFMGVKGFEYSSKFHHEHFPWTDNFYGIYFTLTGLHGLHVLGGILLNLYFLVTGKRLWTRNPKMFAGRIEAAGLYWHFVDLVWIFLFPSIYLL, via the coding sequence ATGTCGACCGCCGTCATCCACTATATCGATCATCCGCACCCGGTCACCGGGGTCACGAACTCCAAGCTGGGCGTATGGCTCTTCATCGCCTCCGAAGTCATGCTCTTCGGAGCCCTGTTTTCCAGCTATATCATCCTGCGAATCGGCAATCCCGCCTGGCCTCACGGCTGGATGGTCCTGAACGTCCCCTTGGCGACGCTGAACACAATGATTCTGATCACGTCGTCGGTCACCATGGTGATGAGCTGGGCGGCCCTGATGATGAACCGGTTCGACCGCTTCCGCCTCTACATGGGGCTGACGATCCTGTTGGGGCTCGCCTTCATGGGCGTCAAGGGATTCGAATATTCCAGCAAGTTCCATCACGAGCATTTCCCCTGGACGGACAATTTCTATGGCATCTACTTCACGCTGACGGGCTTGCATGGACTGCATGTGCTGGGCGGAATTTTGCTGAATCTTTATTTTCTGGTCACGGGGAAACGCCTCTGGACCCGAAATCCGAAGATGTTCGCCGGACGGATCGAGGCGGCGGGCCTCTATTGGCACTTCGTCGACCTGGTCTGGATTTTCCTGTTTCCGTCCATTTATCTATTATAA
- a CDS encoding cytochrome C oxidase subunit IV family protein has translation MEHGAAAEDIKKHVRTYVAVFVALAGLTVVTVGVSYMHLTMPIAVTVALSIATIKASLVAAYFMHLISERKLIFSILGITISFLIAMVFIIFFTDRGMMSHGMHS, from the coding sequence ATGGAGCACGGGGCTGCCGCGGAAGACATCAAGAAGCACGTCCGGACCTACGTCGCCGTTTTTGTGGCCCTGGCGGGACTGACGGTCGTGACGGTGGGCGTCAGCTATATGCACCTCACCATGCCCATCGCGGTGACGGTCGCCCTGTCCATCGCCACGATCAAGGCATCCCTGGTCGCGGCCTACTTCATGCACTTGATCTCGGAGCGCAAACTCATATTTTCCATCCTGGGGATCACCATCTCTTTCTTGATCGCCATGGTCTTCATTATTTTTTTCACGGATCGTGGTATGATGTCACACGGGATGCATTCTTAG
- a CDS encoding TonB-dependent receptor, whose product MRTKTVLTVAALLAANVFLNQECQSQPAPAAKPAPAAPAAAPAAAPAAAPAAAGLKVVVKFTGTAPAMPKLKRDADPFCGKTPMNDQEVVVNSNGTLKNVVVRVSQGAAASATPPAESKEIDQSNCMYAPRVVAGVTGQKLIIKNGDPIMHNVHTYMGTTTGFNQAQMKGAKDIEKTIAAGVTKFKCDVHPWMTGYVVGNDNPYVCVTDDKGECTLAGLPSGAYTLEAWHEKYGTKTATVAAGAASAEFSYAAP is encoded by the coding sequence ATGAGAACCAAGACCGTGTTGACCGTCGCGGCCCTGTTGGCCGCAAACGTGTTCCTGAACCAGGAGTGCCAGTCCCAGCCTGCGCCGGCGGCCAAACCGGCTCCCGCGGCGCCTGCGGCCGCTCCGGCCGCCGCCCCTGCCGCCGCCCCTGCCGCGGCCGGTTTGAAGGTGGTCGTGAAATTCACGGGGACGGCCCCCGCTATGCCCAAGCTGAAGCGTGACGCCGATCCCTTCTGCGGCAAGACCCCGATGAACGATCAGGAGGTCGTCGTGAATTCGAACGGAACGCTCAAGAACGTCGTTGTTCGCGTTTCGCAGGGGGCCGCGGCCTCGGCGACCCCGCCGGCCGAATCGAAGGAGATCGATCAGAGCAACTGCATGTACGCGCCGCGCGTCGTGGCCGGCGTGACGGGCCAGAAACTGATCATCAAGAACGGCGATCCGATCATGCACAACGTGCACACCTACATGGGCACGACAACGGGATTCAACCAGGCCCAGATGAAGGGCGCGAAAGACATCGAGAAAACGATCGCGGCCGGAGTCACCAAGTTCAAGTGCGACGTGCACCCGTGGATGACGGGTTATGTGGTCGGCAACGACAACCCCTACGTCTGCGTGACGGACGACAAGGGCGAATGCACGCTGGCGGGCTTGCCTTCGGGGGCCTATACCCTGGAAGCCTGGCACGAGAAGTACGGCACGAAGACGGCCACCGTCGCGGCCGGTGCCGCCTCCGCAGAGTTCAGCTACGCGGCGCCGTAG